Proteins found in one Nerophis ophidion isolate RoL-2023_Sa linkage group LG21, RoL_Noph_v1.0, whole genome shotgun sequence genomic segment:
- the LOC133539501 gene encoding neurexophilin-1 isoform X1, protein MHPRDALRMLRMFCCALFLLTPALHLITSAHASKSEIVKSGSPKSNVKHMWTEGSKDMSISRLLLQTLHGKENNTALDFRYDTPEPYSEQDLWDWLRNSTDLQDSRPRAKRRPMVKTGKFKKMFGWGDFHSNIKTVKLNLLITGKIVDHGNGTFSVYFRHNSTGQGNVSVSLVPPTKIVEFDVAAQQSVIDAKDSKSFNCRIEYEKVEKGAKNTLCNFDPSKTCYQEQTQSHVSWLCSKPFKVICIFISFYSTDYKLVQKVCPDYNYHSDTPYFPSG, encoded by the coding sequence ATCACAAGTGCCCACGCCTCAAAGTCCGAGATCGTGAAGTCTGGGAGTCCTAAATCAAACGTCAAGCACATGTGGACCGAAGGCAGTAAGGACATGTCCATCAGTCGGCTGCTGTTACAGACTCTGCACGGCAAGGAGAACAACACAGCTTTGGACTTTCGCTACGACACTCCGGAGCCTTATTCGGAGCAGGACCTGTGGGACTGGCTGAGGAATTCCACAGACCTGCAGGATTCGCGCCCCAGGGCTAAACGGCGGCCCATGGTCAAGACCGGGAAGTTCAAGAAGATGTTCGGCTGGGGGGACTTCCACTCTAACATCAAGACGGTGAAACTCAACCTGCTGATCACTGGTAAGATTGTGGATCACGGCAACGGGACATTCAGCGTCTACTTCCGCCACAACTCCACGGGCCAGGGCAACGTGTCCGTCAGCCTGGTCCCTCCCACCAAGATAGTGGAGTTCGACGTGGCGGCGCAGCAGTCCGTCATCGATGCCAAGGACTCCAAGTCCTTCAATTGCCGCATCGAGTACGAGAAGGTGGAGAAGGGCGCCAAGAACACGCTCTGCAACTTTGACCCGTCCAAGACCTGCTACCAGGAGCAAACTCAGAGCCACGTCTCCTGGCTCTGCTCAAAACCTTTCAAAGTCATCTGCATCTTCATCTCCTTCTACAGCACCGACTACAAACTGGTGCAGAAGGTGTGTCCGGACTACAACTACCACAGCGACACTCCGTACTTCCCGTCTGGCTGA
- the LOC133539501 gene encoding neurexophilin-1 isoform X2 has product MWTEGSKDMSISRLLLQTLHGKENNTALDFRYDTPEPYSEQDLWDWLRNSTDLQDSRPRAKRRPMVKTGKFKKMFGWGDFHSNIKTVKLNLLITGKIVDHGNGTFSVYFRHNSTGQGNVSVSLVPPTKIVEFDVAAQQSVIDAKDSKSFNCRIEYEKVEKGAKNTLCNFDPSKTCYQEQTQSHVSWLCSKPFKVICIFISFYSTDYKLVQKVCPDYNYHSDTPYFPSG; this is encoded by the coding sequence ATGTGGACCGAAGGCAGTAAGGACATGTCCATCAGTCGGCTGCTGTTACAGACTCTGCACGGCAAGGAGAACAACACAGCTTTGGACTTTCGCTACGACACTCCGGAGCCTTATTCGGAGCAGGACCTGTGGGACTGGCTGAGGAATTCCACAGACCTGCAGGATTCGCGCCCCAGGGCTAAACGGCGGCCCATGGTCAAGACCGGGAAGTTCAAGAAGATGTTCGGCTGGGGGGACTTCCACTCTAACATCAAGACGGTGAAACTCAACCTGCTGATCACTGGTAAGATTGTGGATCACGGCAACGGGACATTCAGCGTCTACTTCCGCCACAACTCCACGGGCCAGGGCAACGTGTCCGTCAGCCTGGTCCCTCCCACCAAGATAGTGGAGTTCGACGTGGCGGCGCAGCAGTCCGTCATCGATGCCAAGGACTCCAAGTCCTTCAATTGCCGCATCGAGTACGAGAAGGTGGAGAAGGGCGCCAAGAACACGCTCTGCAACTTTGACCCGTCCAAGACCTGCTACCAGGAGCAAACTCAGAGCCACGTCTCCTGGCTCTGCTCAAAACCTTTCAAAGTCATCTGCATCTTCATCTCCTTCTACAGCACCGACTACAAACTGGTGCAGAAGGTGTGTCCGGACTACAACTACCACAGCGACACTCCGTACTTCCCGTCTGGCTGA